In Xenopus tropicalis strain Nigerian chromosome 5, UCB_Xtro_10.0, whole genome shotgun sequence, one genomic interval encodes:
- the LOC101730654 gene encoding kyphoscoliosis peptidase, producing the protein MALHQQLSLWQKIFFGILCFPLLPIYFCVTYLCFKKKINELVEDNIDIGQVEGAHFIQKKETTEEDGTFCANGKNEEKCHTEFKYPWDKKNLKSLQVDLETLAKLDAYALKVNGHRTLELLVKDLLCEASTDLEKTRAIWIWICHHIEYDVAETKSKGLVPPDPDATFQSRKTVCAGYPLLFQRMCSLADIQCETVCGYRKGQTFSEGPDHAWNVVYLESAWHLLDSTMGAGYIDDSINKFTFQYNEFYFLTHPALFIEDHFPEQMHYQLLESPLSQKQFEENVQHRSHFYTLGLGSSHPHTSAIETVKGKASVTIERSQHIKFIITLNETEMPGLITLTKHGTIFDVYPQKPGQHLLQIFAKRPGSDKAYHLVLDHIIDCRTVNNSLKIPKSLSNPVGPSWISEKAGLIQPSHVDPVIHTEDGHCTIGFDLDRPMKLTSNLKSDEVKNILNHVIQKRQKHKVEFQVHLPQAGSYVLQIFSGSFGYICNYLITCSNTKVKCNPFPAALLNPVGPNPDTEKLGIHPSSHPDPVINSKDGCCNISFALDKVLHITSYLKYNDVKPLVRNHIIQKSQKNNVTFDVRLPQAGSYVLQIFGGSTGYICNYLLICSNPNTKWPPFPAALHNPVGPNPETEKVGLFQPSHSEPIIKTEDGCCIICFELDRVLKLTSSLISEDGQNILNHILQKCHTDRIEFHIRLPQTGSYVFQIFEDTIGYICNYLLTCTNPNAKWPPFPSALHNPVGPTPETESIGLLQPSHPDPIIESENGCCTISFELEQDLCVFPTLHSDETLMTPGTEHRHTFNMQKHNTIEIMVRLPCAGTYVLRVNIMPNDSNVYTSQCNYLIHCTNASVKWPVFPLAYESWAKNYELVEPLDGVLPENSPIHFKLRVPEAESVSVKAKKFVPLSLNEKGFWEGTCNTNDCKNVYVLVCHKDQPNSCDYILQYDVDNRQ; encoded by the exons AGTATCCATGGGACAAGAAAAACCTAAAATCTCTGCAGGTAGATCTTGAGACACTGGCAAAGCTGGATGCGTACGCTTTAAAG GTGAATGGCCACAGGACCCTTGAACTCCTAGTAAAGGACCTTCTTTGTGAAGCTTCCACAGACTTGGAGAAAACACGAGCCATCTGGATATGGATATGTCATCACATAG agtATGATGTGGCTGAGACAAAAAGTAAAGGTTTGGTGCCACCTGATCCAGATGCCACTTTTCAGAGCAGGAAGACGGTCTGTGCAGGTTACCCCTTGCTGTTTCAGCGGATGTGCAG CCTCGCAGACATCCAGTGTGAAACAGTGTGTGGCTACAGGAAAGGACAGACGTTTTCTGAAGGGCCTGATCATGCATGGAACGTAGTGTATCTGGAGAGCGCTTGGCACTTACTGGACAGCACAATGGGAGCAGGTTATATTGATGACAGCATAAACAAGTTTACATTTCA ATACAATGAATTCTATTTCCTGACACACCCTGCCCTCTTCATCGAAGATCACTTCCCAGAACAGATGCATTACCAACTCCTCGAGTCTCCTCTTTCTCAAAAGCAATTTGAAGAAAATGTACAGCATAGAAGCCACTTCTACACCCTTGGGCTGGGCTCTTCCCACCCTCATACATCTGCCATTGAGACAG TGAAGGGAAAGGCCTCGGTTACTATTGAGAGAAGTCAACACATAAAATTCATCATTACCCTAAATGAAACAGAGATGCCAGGTTTGATAACATTGACAAAACACGGGACTATATTTGATGTATACCCTCAAAAACCTGGACAGCATCTTTTACAGATATTTGCCAAGAGACCTGGTTCAGATAAAGCCTATCATTTAGTTCTGGATCACATAATAGACTGCAGAACAGTGAATAACAGTTTAAAGATTCCTAAGAGTCTAAGCAATCCTGTTGGCCCAAGCTGGATATCAGAGAAAGCAGGGCTCATCCAGCCCTCACACGTTGATCCAGTCATTCACACAGAAGATGGGCACTGCACTATTGGGTTTGATCTAGACAGACCAATGAAGCTCACCAGCAATTTAAAATCTGATGAAGTAAAAAACATTCTGAACCATGTCATACAGAAGCGGCAGAAACATAAAGTTGAGTTCCAAGTTCATCTCCCACAGGCTGGTTCTTATGTTCTGCAGATATTTAGTGGTTCCTTTGGCTACATCTGCAACTATCTCATAACCTGCTCCAATACCAAGGTAAAATGCAATCCTTTTCCTGCTGCTCTTCTTAATCCAGTTGGTCCAAACCCAGATACAGAGAAGCTCGGCATTCATCCTTCTTCCCACCCTGATCCAGTGATTAATTCCAAGGATGGATGCTGTAATATCAGCTTTGCACTTGATAAAGTCCTTCATATCACCAGTTACTTGAAGTATAATGATGTGAAACCACTTGTACGAAATCATATAATCCAGAAGTCCCAAAAGAACAATGTTACATTTGATGTGCGTCTTCCACAAGCTGGTTCCTATGTACTCCAGATTTTTGGTGGCTCCACTGGTTATATCTGCAACTACCTCTTGATTTGTTCCAACCCAAATACAAAATGGCCTCCTTTCCCTGCTGCACTTCATAACCCAGTAGGCCCAAATCCAGAAACAGAAAAGGTTGGACTGTTCCAGCCCTCACACTCTGAACCCATCATTAAAACTGAAGATGGCTGTTGCATTATTTGCTTTGAATTAGACAGAGTGCTAAAATTGACCAGCAGCTTGATATCTGAAGACGGTCAAAACATTCTCAACCACATTTTACAGAAATGCCATACGGATAGGATTGAGTTTCATATTCGTCTTCCACAAACAGGTTCTTATGTTTTTCAGATATTTGAAGATACTATTGGTTATATCTGCAACTACCTCTTGACTTGTACAAACCCAAATGCGAAATGGCCTCCTTTCCCATCTGCACTTCACAATCCAGTTGGCCCCACCCCAGAAACAGAATCTATTGGACTCCTTCAGCCTTCACATCCTGATCCAATCATTGAAAGTGAGAATGGCTGTTGCACCATAAGTTTTGAACTGGAACAAGATTTATGTGTTTTTCCTACATTACATTCTGATGAAACCCTGATGACACCTGGAACAGAACACCGGCACACCTTTAATATGCAAAAGCACAATACCATTGAAATTATGGTTCGCCTACCTTGTGCTGGGACCTATGTTTTACGTGTAAATATAATGCCTAATGATAGCAACGTATATACCTCACAATGTAACTATCTTATTCATTGTACCAATGCTTCAGTCAAATGGCCTGTGTTCCCTTTGGCATATGAATCTTGGGCCAAGAATTATGAGCTGGTAGAACCTTTAGATGGAGTTCTTCCAGAAAACAGCCCCATTCACTTTAAGCTCCGGGTTCCTGAAGCGGAAAGTGTATCAGTTAAAGCTAAAAAATTTGTCCCTTTGAGTCTTAAtgaaaagggattctgggaaggaACCTGTAATACAAAtgattgtaaaaatgtatatgtCCTTGTTTGCCATAAGGACCAGCCAAATTCTTGTGACTACATCTTGCAGTATGATGTGGACAACAGACAATAA